In the Tissierellales bacterium genome, TTTTAAGGGCTGCACCTTCATCAGTAACTATAGTCATGTTCTTTCTAAAAGCTGTAACGGATAAAATTGCATCTGATTTAGCTTCCCCTCCTGCAACACCTATGACATGTTTAGTCTTTTTAAAATCTTCTAATGATATACCTACTGTCATAGATTCCCAAACTTGTTTACCTTCTGTATCAAAATAATGGCCAAAAGCTTCTGACACAGCACCTTTATCCATTATGCAATTAATGCTTTCATTGGATAATTTTCTTCTTTCTGCCATTACATCTGCTCTACCTATACCAAAAACCAATATATCCATTTTTCTTATTAACTCTAGGGTTTCCTTTACATCTTCTAATTTTAATAAAACTTCTAAAGTCTCTTTTTCTATGCTATCAGGTGCATGTAGTAATCTATAATTTCCATCTAATTTTTTAGCCAATTTAGCTGCTATACTATTGGCCTGAGTTTCAACATCCTTGCCTAAACCACCTCTAGCTGGAAGAACTAAAACATTATCCTTTGATTTTATCTTTGGCATTTCATCTGCTACCTGTGCCATTGTACTTCCACCAGTAATTCCAATTATATAGTTATCCTTAATAATTTTCTTTAAGTAAAGAGCAGCTGTTTTGCCAATATCTTTTAAAATTAAATCATTCTCATCACTATTGCCAGGTACAATTAATACATTTTCTACTTCTAGTAATTTCTCCATTTTTCTTTCTAATTCACTTAAGCCTTTTACTTTATGGATTACTTCTGTTAGGTCTTCTAAAAGATTCTTCCCTTCTTGTGTTACATACATACCCATAGGTTCTATACTTAAAAGCCCTTGTTCTTTTAAAATATTAACTTCTGTTCTAACAGTTCTTTCTCCCATATTTAAATTATTTGCTAAAGTTCTTCTTCCAATAGGTTGATTATAATTTATACCTCGGAGAATGTCATATCTCTTTTCCATAATGTCTAATATTTCTGGTACTATCTTTTTTTCTAATTCAATTATGTCTATCAAAACATACACCCCTTAGTTGAGCCTTTAACTCTTATTGTGTCAAATTACCTATAAATTATAACCAATTTTTAATAATGGGGCCTATGAAGTCCCGATGTGTCATTTTTGGCCCACAGTACCCAAAAAATATAACCTTATCTACCTACATTTCCATTATAAATTAAATTTACTTTTTTATCAAGGCATTTTAAATAAAAAACAACCTAATGTATATATTAGGCTGTCTAATATCTCTTTCGCAGTGTAGAAGATGGGATATTTAATTCATCCCTATATTTAGCTACAGTTCTTCTAGAAATTGAAATGCCTTTTCCTTTTAAGATATCTGTAATTTTTTGATCACTTAATGGCTTTTTTACATCTTCTTTTTCTATTAAATCTTTGATAATAGCTTTAATACTTATAGCAGAAACACTACCTTTATTACTAGAAACACCACTAGAAAAAAAATATTTTAATTCGAATAGACCATTAGGAGCTTGCATATACTTTCCATTGACTGCTCTACTAACTGTAGATTCATGGACATTTATATCCTTTGCTACTTCCTTTAAAGTTAAAGGCTTTAATGCTTTTTCACCCTTTTTAAAAAATTCCTCTTGATGTTTTAGTATAGATTTTACAACATTATATATAGTCATCCTTCTTTGTTCAATACTTTTTATTATCCACATGGCTGAGTTTAATTTTTCTTTTAGATATTCCGCTGTATTAGCATCTTTAGATTTAGTAATTAATTTTTTATAATATTTATTTATATTGAGTCTAGGAGCCGTTATATCATTTAATAAAATAACATACTCTCCATCTATTTCTCTTAAAATTATGTCAGGAGTAATATACTTAACATCTTTTTCTTCTTCTGAATACCCTCTTCCAGGCTTTGGTTCTAAAGTTTTAATTAAGTCACAAATTTCTTGTACCTCTTTTAATTCTATATCTAGTTTTTTTGATATGTTTTGTAATCTATTTTTAGCTATATCTTCTAAGTGATTTTCTATAACTTTATATATACTAGGCTTTTTTATCTTTTTCTCTTTTAATTGAATAATTAAACATTCTTTTAAATCTCTAGCTCCAACACCTACTGGATCAAGAGTTTGTATCCTATTTAAAACATTTTCTATATCTTCCTCTTCTAGGTTAAATTCTTGTCCAATTTCCCCCATTTCCCCTTTAAAATAACCATTTTCATCAACATAATCAACGAGTATCTCACCAATTTCAATATCTTTTTCATCCGTGAATATTAACTTTATTTGAACTAACAAATGTTCCTTAAGA is a window encoding:
- a CDS encoding sugar-binding domain-containing protein, giving the protein MYVLIDIIELEKKIVPEILDIMEKRYDILRGINYNQPIGRRTLANNLNMGERTVRTEVNILKEQGLLSIEPMGMYVTQEGKNLLEDLTEVIHKVKGLSELERKMEKLLEVENVLIVPGNSDENDLILKDIGKTAALYLKKIIKDNYIIGITGGSTMAQVADEMPKIKSKDNVLVLPARGGLGKDVETQANSIAAKLAKKLDGNYRLLHAPDSIEKETLEVLLKLEDVKETLELIRKMDILVFGIGRADVMAERRKLSNESINCIMDKGAVSEAFGHYFDTEGKQVWESMTVGISLEDFKKTKHVIGVAGGEAKSDAILSVTAFRKNMTIVTDEGAALKILNNV
- the rpoN gene encoding RNA polymerase factor sigma-54, translated to MELGYNLTLKQEQKLRMTPELRQAIELLQFTSLELDEYLEDQIEKNPLLEMEELKDNQENVEEQSKENEEIDWEEVIENYDDISYKPQNEKDEKEYTYENFVSYSPSLKEHLLVQIKLIFTDEKDIEIGEILVDYVDENGYFKGEMGEIGQEFNLEEEDIENVLNRIQTLDPVGVGARDLKECLIIQLKEKKIKKPSIYKVIENHLEDIAKNRLQNISKKLDIELKEVQEICDLIKTLEPKPGRGYSEEEKDVKYITPDIILREIDGEYVILLNDITAPRLNINKYYKKLITKSKDANTAEYLKEKLNSAMWIIKSIEQRRMTIYNVVKSILKHQEEFFKKGEKALKPLTLKEVAKDINVHESTVSRAVNGKYMQAPNGLFELKYFFSSGVSSNKGSVSAISIKAIIKDLIEKEDVKKPLSDQKITDILKGKGISISRRTVAKYRDELNIPSSTLRKRY